The proteins below come from a single Saccharopolyspora sp. SCSIO 74807 genomic window:
- a CDS encoding nucleoside deaminase, producing MSTETDSAASTDTGWTAEAVRMATGSVDEGGGPFGALVLRGGRRIASGTNLVTTDLDPTAHGEVTAIRRACRALGTFSLAGCVLVSSCEPCPMCLAAALWARLDRVLYAADREDAAHAGFDDRAFHDLFRDPGKPWPTEVRQIALDERNAPFDRWLAKPDRVEY from the coding sequence GTGTCCACCGAAACCGATTCCGCGGCGAGCACCGACACCGGCTGGACGGCCGAAGCCGTGCGGATGGCCACCGGCAGCGTCGACGAAGGCGGCGGCCCGTTCGGCGCGCTGGTGCTGCGCGGCGGTCGGCGGATCGCGAGCGGCACCAACCTGGTCACCACCGACCTGGACCCGACCGCGCACGGCGAGGTGACCGCGATCCGCCGCGCCTGCCGCGCGCTGGGCACCTTCAGCCTCGCCGGGTGCGTGCTGGTCAGCTCGTGCGAACCGTGCCCGATGTGCCTGGCCGCGGCGTTGTGGGCGCGGCTGGATCGGGTGCTCTACGCCGCCGACCGCGAGGACGCTGCGCACGCCGGGTTCGACGACCGCGCGTTCCACGACCTGTTCCGCGACCCGGGCAAGCCGTGGCCCACCGAGGTCCGCCAGATCGCCTTGGACGAGCGCAACGCGCCGTTCGACCGGTGGCTGGCCAAGCCCGACCGGGTCGAGTACTGA